ACAGGATGAATCGGCGGCAATCCGGGAGGAAGAGGCCTATCTCTGAGACCCCAggtaaggagaggaggaaaacagtctgatggatgggagctgggaagccaggggTCTGATTTCCCCGGACAGATGGCCAGGAGAGCGAAGATGAAGGATTTGGCCAGAGGCCTGAGGCTCACTGAGGCTTTCACTGTGAACGTACTGTGTCATTTCGTAGACAACGAACACATGCGTAACATGAATGACTaagtgaaggagtgagtgagtgaaccgAAGGACCCCCTACTGTGAGTCTGAGGGTCTTTCCTCAATTGGCTCAGACTAGAAACTTAACTGTTCAGGCCTGAGCCCTAGGAAGGGCTTGATGGCCACGCGAAGGCAGGAAGCAAGGGAGCCCCTGGGGCAGACGGCgtgggactggggagaaggggcgAGGGGACTTGTCCCCTTCACTGTCATCGCATTTTCTACTGAGAGGGAATTAATACATCAGGCGAGGCAGCAAAAACAGTAATCCAGAAGTTATGGAAGGCTGCTGGGTGGTTGGCCCGGTACCCCACGACGACCCCAGAGGTCTCCCTCAttctgagccagggctggggcagaagggggCCTGGGCAGACAGCACTACCCTCAGTCCAAGgccttgccttctcctcctctgtctcccgtcCACCTCTCCCTAGGGCTCTACGATGTGGCACAGCAAAGCTTCACTTCAGAATCGCATTCTAAATCTCTCCTTAACCTGTGTTTCTGCCAGAAATCCTACAGATCCTAGTTCGGGACCCTTTCCCCAGTCAGTTCCTTTTCCCCTTGCCTCCTCCTCAACTTCCTGACAACTCCCATGTGCTGCTCGCCACAGGCCCAGctggtttcctcttccctcctggtctTCTGTCTGCAGATTCTGTCCACTGCCCCCTGAGGTCTTCTCCATCTCGGTCCTACCTGAACCCTTCACTccctcccccccacacccccaaagcttgcttccatcacttcctttctgCATCCTGAACTCTCCAAACCAGCCCCGTCCTCAGAAGCATGCACAGACCCTGAGGCTGACGCAGCAAGCCCGCAGATGCCCTCGGTGAGGTTTTCACGTACTCACCACGGAGGTGGGGGATCAGGGCGCTCAGACACGGacatctgttttctgccttcacACTGAAGGAGCTCATCTCACGAGGAAGTGCTCAGGAGTCAGCTCCGAGCAAGCCTTTTTAAAGGTCTAGTGTTGCTCGGTTAAGGAaggtttgagaaagaaggaaacctgCAAGAGCCTTAACAAAGTCTACGAATTAGTATGTCTGTCAGTGGAATTCCTTCTATCAGTGCCCCCCTAATACCGGGTTGAAAAGAGCTGAGCATTTCTCCCGTTGGCACGCTAACCCTCTAACTAACTATCCTAGCAAATCAACTTCATAGAAAACATCTCCCAGAGGGGTAGCATAGTTGGCATTCAACAAAtgataggggaaaaaaaggaaaaattagccTGAAGGTCCTACAATTACAAGCAGAAGATCGCAAAGGGTATTGTATTGTCTCCCACGACAGACCTTTGACACAGGGTACCACTGTCATTGGTACCAATGTGCTCGAGGGGACTTGTGTCACCCccagcagtgcaaccagcactgGAAGGCTCGGGACCCGGGCCCGCCGGGGCAGGACGAAGATGTGACGAGGTTTCCCAGAGGTGCAGGAGGGTAGCGACGGAGAGGCCCCCAGGGACCCCCGACACAacagcctgggctcagagaccaggccccaggccccaggccccagagctcaTGGAACTCCCACTCTGTTCTCAGAGGCCTCAACCCAAGAGGACAGGGCCACACAGCCTACACCATCGGCAAACAGAAGCCggagctccaggcccaggaagaCCCTCCGACTCCCAGAGACGTGTGtctcctctgcttcagcggagcggacctcccactcctccagctACGGGTCGCCCAAAGAGAAGCAATGGGTGCGGTGCGCCTATTACACCCAAGTGCGCACCGTGAAGGGGGTGGCCGTCGCGTGGCAAACCGAAAGCGGGTTTGCACCCGTGGACGAGAGGCCCCGCGTCTTCGAGGCCGAGCTCTCCCAGGAGAGCACCATCGGCTCTCCCCCGAGCCCGGCTGACACGGAGTCCCTGCTCAGCGACACGGAGCCCTGTGTCCAGGAAGCCGAGGCGCACACCCCTGCGCCGGCCGTCCAGGAGCAGGAGGCGCCGCCCCGCGCGGTCACCCCGGAGTGGCTGGTGACCGGCGAGCACGGCTTCCGCTGCGTGGCCTGCTGCCGCGTGTTCCCGTGCCCGGCCGCCGTGGTGGCGCACGCCGAGCGCGGCGTCAAGGAGGGCTTCAGCTGCCGCGTCTTCTATGAGGAGCTGCTGGAGCGCCGGCGGCCCGCGTCTGCGCCGCGCCGGCCCCGacgctgccacctgctggcccagagGCGCCTGCTGGCGGCCAAGAGCAGGGAGGTGCGAGCCAAGGAGGAAGCCTGCCTGCGCCTGCAGGCGAGACTgcaagcacagagccaggagctgaggcGGCTGCGGAGCGAGCTGGCgtggctgcagaggcaggaggcctggcagaggcagggccgcGGGGCGCGGCCCCAAGGACCGCGGGGCACGCGCCTGAAGGGCCGCGCTCAGGCCCTGTGactgcagagcagggctgtgggtgggatggggcctGTCGGGGAAGACCGCGGGTCAGACCGCTTAGCCACCCCGGGAGACCCTTCGCTCCAGGCTGCGTGGTCCGCATCGCCAACCAAGGGCGTGGAGAGCACCACCCAGAAGGGGTGGATGAAGCGGCCTCGGGACAGCCGACTCTGCACGCCAGGTCAGGCCAGAGGCTCgcccagccaggagaagagaggagagccccATCTAGATGCTGCGGAATTCGGGACCCTGAACATGGCGACCGTGTAAGGCGGGAAAGAAAACGGGACTTCAGGGGGctctggagggctgggagagcgCCTCAGCCAAGGGAGCTCTAAAGGAAGTGTGGTTGAGAAGGGGTGTAGCTGAGTCGTCcgcaggaggagggagcagaaggaGTCGGGGACGCGGGGAAACAGTCTGTAGGACAGCAATGGGATAAAGCCCCTCAACCCGTCCCTCCGCCTGCCTCCGCTCCCAGCCACgtgcagggagagacaggaaggagggcctGCAAGAGGAGAGGCGGGCTCTTAAAGGAAGCTGAGCTCGCCATCCAAGTCCTCTGGCCTCACTGGGAGAAGCGGGGTTGGAGGGATGTGCCGTTCCCTCTtggggggagtggaggtggcagcTGGTGCAGAAAGACTCCATTGGTGCCATCCTTTTCTGCACAACAGGAGATCCAGTTACTGGATGAGTCCTGCAGAGGGTCTCCTAGGGTGCAAGGGAAGCAGCTTGGAAACTTTTTGGCCCCTTTACAACAAACATGCTTTACCCCCCGGTCGTGACACATCCGTGACACTtgcctgttctttctttgttctgtggTATAACCGGACCTATCCTGAGATCAGAGAACTGCAAGAAAACACCTGGCTGAGGATAAAGCAGCCAAAGAGAGGACATTTCCTGTGAACCCTGGAATTATAATGAAGGCAGGGGTGATCCGAGGTGAGGATGGGAAGGGTCAGGTTCATGCCCAGACTCCACGGTGGGCAGAGAAACTAGGGTCAGGGCATCAAGTCCAAGGGCCCGGGAAGCGCTGGGGGTGTCAGGGTGTGTCCATGTCCCTGGGAGCTGAGACGCAGAGTGACACGGGGACCCTCAGGGCACAGGGTGCGTGGGTAGggttcccaggcctggcacatcCATCCACGGGCTGCCCTGTTTGTACTTCTCAGAGGGACAGACATGGCTCCTGAGGGTGACAGGGTCTGAAGTGGAGGGAAGCCAGGGCTTTGAGGCAGGTGCTAAtgatgaagaaggaaatcctgttgatgaggattattttaggctggttactt
This is a stretch of genomic DNA from Equus caballus isolate H_3958 breed thoroughbred chromosome 1, TB-T2T, whole genome shotgun sequence. It encodes these proteins:
- the LOC138917130 gene encoding protein FAM170A-like; translated protein: MNRRQSGRKRPISETPEASTQEDRATQPTPSANRSRSSRPRKTLRLPETCVSSASAERTSHSSSYGSPKEKQWVRCAYYTQVRTVKGVAVAWQTESGFAPVDERPRVFEAELSQESTIGSPPSPADTESLLSDTEPCVQEAEAHTPAPAVQEQEAPPRAVTPEWLVTGEHGFRCVACCRVFPCPAAVVAHAERGVKEGFSCRVFYEELLERRRPASAPRRPRRCHLLAQRRLLAAKSREVRAKEEACLRLQARLQAQSQELRRLRSELAWLQRQEAWQRQGRGARPQGPRGTRLKGRAQAL